From Maridesulfovibrio ferrireducens, a single genomic window includes:
- a CDS encoding AAA family ATPase, which produces MIKKIILKNFLAHAYTEIELGPGMTVLTGPNNSGKSSVVEALRCIATNPLPKHFVRHGAKVARVELEMDDGTKVAWIRKKATAWYEVTKPGADEHETYAKFGRKPPEDVMAILRLNQVPLEGDKSLDVHIGDQRKPIFLLDQPASVAAQFFASSSEASHLLAMQTELKNRVKSAKREKKFQQEKMVRIASELNDLQDLPNVNLELESARELKGHSEKILSEIPRIEDLLNRKIQFQTVKGTLAAREKSLCGLVKGPDLFPVKPLEQTGQQLENFRHQRMSLKKRSLSLEHLAPLPQLFPVKDLDSRIAHHKQLSLADNVQNKRRKTLSLLASPPVLEDVSALSATISNLFRNKVSVENVSHRAQVLEPIAPAPELFEDVHLIKIIGGIDSLKKTQELSRVSLQKLEESRIMLEAKIKKRLAEIGSCPLCGNELAADKLIGEVAHES; this is translated from the coding sequence ATGATTAAAAAAATTATCCTAAAAAATTTCTTAGCCCACGCATATACCGAGATAGAACTCGGGCCGGGCATGACAGTGCTGACCGGACCTAATAACAGCGGCAAATCTTCTGTTGTTGAGGCCTTGCGGTGCATTGCGACTAATCCGCTGCCGAAGCATTTTGTCCGGCACGGTGCAAAGGTCGCAAGGGTTGAGCTTGAGATGGATGACGGGACAAAGGTTGCATGGATTCGGAAGAAAGCTACAGCTTGGTATGAAGTGACTAAACCCGGCGCTGATGAACATGAGACTTATGCAAAGTTCGGTCGCAAGCCTCCAGAAGATGTAATGGCGATTTTACGCCTTAATCAGGTGCCGTTAGAGGGTGATAAATCTTTAGATGTTCATATCGGTGATCAGCGCAAACCTATTTTTCTGCTTGATCAGCCGGCAAGTGTTGCGGCTCAGTTTTTTGCGTCTTCGTCGGAAGCTTCGCATTTACTGGCTATGCAGACCGAGCTGAAGAACCGGGTTAAGAGTGCAAAGCGCGAGAAAAAATTTCAGCAGGAAAAAATGGTCCGTATAGCTTCCGAACTTAATGATTTGCAGGATTTGCCGAATGTGAATCTTGAGCTTGAATCTGCCCGCGAATTAAAAGGGCATTCGGAAAAGATTTTAAGTGAAATCCCGCGCATTGAAGATTTACTGAACCGCAAAATTCAGTTTCAAACCGTTAAGGGAACTCTTGCCGCCAGAGAAAAGAGTTTATGCGGACTTGTTAAGGGACCGGACCTTTTTCCTGTTAAACCCCTTGAGCAAACAGGTCAGCAGCTTGAAAATTTTCGTCATCAAAGGATGAGCCTTAAGAAACGGTCACTAAGTTTAGAACACCTTGCGCCTTTGCCACAGCTTTTTCCCGTGAAGGATTTAGATTCCAGAATTGCACACCATAAACAGTTATCTTTAGCGGATAATGTTCAGAATAAAAGACGCAAGACCTTGTCCTTGTTGGCTTCTCCCCCTGTATTGGAGGATGTTTCAGCTCTTTCTGCAACAATCAGCAATCTTTTCCGCAACAAGGTTTCGGTAGAAAATGTTTCACACAGAGCGCAGGTTCTTGAACCGATCGCACCCGCACCTGAACTCTTTGAAGATGTTCATTTAATTAAAATAATAGGTGGCATTGATTCACTTAAAAAGACTCAGGAACTTTCAAGAGTTTCTTTGCAAAAACTGGAAGAGTCCAGAATTATGCTTGAGGCCAAAATAAAGAAACGTTTGGCTGAAATCGGTAGCTGCCCGCTTTGCGGAAATGAGCTGGCTGCGGATAAGTTGATAGGGGAGGTGGCTCATGAGTCTTGA
- a CDS encoding metallophosphoesterase, translating to MSLEVIKAEGLLLIGDPHIAATPPGQRLSSYTADILDKLEACLKHAKDLNMVPLILGDLFHWPRDNSNSLLVDLIALFGPYKPFVLIGNHDKYQARFTPDVSMAVLDVSNVIRMMNEPGPAFVLETSEGRVLVGASPDGFPIPKEFGREEVEQENGELLKVVWVAHHNVAFPEYKKPHYAIKEIPGIDWVINGHIHRPRPTITAGATTWANPGNISRLAFTKLALERKPQAAIWTPQCIDLEKWDIPHRDFYEVFPNQDFLPEIEDADAAESKFLQGLERLAWKRTHEGSGLKQFLEENIDPEQPESKLIWDLYTEVTDGNR from the coding sequence ATGAGTCTTGAAGTAATAAAAGCTGAAGGGCTTCTTTTAATTGGAGATCCACATATTGCGGCGACTCCTCCCGGACAGCGTTTAAGCAGTTACACTGCCGATATTCTGGATAAACTGGAAGCATGTTTAAAGCATGCGAAAGATCTGAATATGGTCCCGCTTATTTTAGGTGACCTTTTTCATTGGCCTAGGGATAATTCGAATAGTCTTCTGGTTGATTTAATAGCCCTGTTCGGTCCGTATAAGCCTTTTGTGTTGATTGGTAATCACGATAAATATCAGGCAAGATTTACTCCTGATGTTTCAATGGCTGTGCTGGACGTTTCAAATGTCATTAGAATGATGAATGAGCCGGGTCCAGCCTTTGTGCTTGAAACTTCGGAAGGTAGGGTTCTTGTCGGGGCAAGTCCGGACGGGTTCCCCATTCCCAAAGAATTCGGGCGTGAGGAAGTTGAGCAGGAGAATGGTGAACTTCTCAAGGTCGTATGGGTTGCTCATCATAATGTGGCTTTCCCTGAATATAAAAAACCGCACTATGCCATCAAAGAAATACCCGGAATTGACTGGGTGATAAACGGGCACATTCACAGGCCGCGTCCGACTATTACGGCAGGGGCTACAACCTGGGCTAATCCCGGTAATATTTCGCGTCTGGCATTCACTAAGCTTGCACTTGAGCGCAAACCGCAAGCGGCTATCTGGACTCCGCAGTGTATTGATCTGGAAAAATGGGATATACCTCACCGTGATTTTTATGAGGTTTTTCCAAATCAGGATTTTCTGCCGGAGATAGAAGACGCTGATGCAGCTGAGTCAAAATTTTTGCAAGGGCTTGAAAGACTTGCATGGAAGAGAACCCACGAAGGTTCGGGGCTTAAACAATTTTTGGAAGAGAATATTGATCCGGAACAGCCGGAAAGTAAATTGATCTGGGATTTATATACGGAGGTAACTGATGGCAATCGGTAA
- a CDS encoding glycosyltransferase family 39 protein, which produces MLSLTHSFKNKPLMWAFIIIVFTTFARIWFLGSGQLNLVQDEAQYWDWTRNMQLTYYSKGPLIAWIISTWTFIFGNTEFGVRFGSVVGSMITQMVLFWGMAKLWKRPSAAVWTLIVYNTMPVFLALGILMTTDNPFILCWTCAVFALYSATIPYSPGIERDSNESRTLPFVLIAFFLALGILAKYTMLGFTGLSVIYALILMKKEGLPSGFLKKLFAALSVGVFVGFLPTLIWNVQNDFVGYKHVLYLIGASGASASQLIRFDRILPYLGEQIGMATPWWLIFMLSGGFGALAVVLKKKSKNLLGLNNKQAALLSVFFLPVWFFFLMWSFHTKVLGNWAVISYVSGVMLAGLVFDAFWNRRGHLRSVWLFLGILIFGLLHFQNLVPLPDHLNPTHRLKGWTDLGQQVVELEKSQFKNPSKVFIMSEQYDMTAALAFYVPGQPRTYCAWIDRRMNQYDLWPGPQENLGWDAIYVLKDFKEKPDDELIKMFGRISPPIHFQTTFRGKPARKFTIYLCYDYNGYWPRDKRLRF; this is translated from the coding sequence GTGCTATCATTAACTCATTCATTCAAAAATAAGCCCCTGATGTGGGCTTTTATAATAATTGTTTTTACTACTTTTGCCAGAATCTGGTTTCTGGGGTCTGGGCAGCTTAATCTGGTGCAGGACGAAGCCCAGTATTGGGACTGGACCCGCAACATGCAGCTTACCTATTATTCCAAGGGGCCGCTGATTGCGTGGATTATTTCTACTTGGACTTTCATTTTCGGCAACACGGAATTCGGAGTGCGCTTCGGTTCAGTCGTGGGGTCGATGATAACTCAGATGGTTCTTTTCTGGGGAATGGCAAAGCTTTGGAAGCGGCCTAGTGCGGCAGTCTGGACGCTTATTGTCTATAATACCATGCCCGTTTTTCTGGCTCTTGGAATATTGATGACAACGGATAATCCTTTTATTCTGTGCTGGACCTGCGCTGTTTTTGCTCTTTATTCTGCAACTATTCCTTATTCTCCTGGTATCGAGCGTGATTCAAACGAATCCAGAACGCTCCCCTTTGTTCTGATTGCCTTCTTTTTGGCGCTTGGAATACTTGCGAAATATACAATGCTCGGTTTTACTGGTCTTTCGGTCATTTACGCATTGATCCTGATGAAGAAAGAAGGGCTTCCGAGCGGTTTTTTAAAGAAGCTATTCGCAGCGCTTTCGGTAGGGGTTTTTGTTGGTTTTCTACCGACCCTTATCTGGAATGTTCAAAATGATTTCGTTGGATATAAGCATGTTTTGTATTTGATAGGTGCTTCGGGTGCCAGCGCTTCGCAGCTGATCAGATTTGATAGAATTCTACCTTATTTGGGTGAACAGATCGGCATGGCGACTCCGTGGTGGCTTATTTTTATGCTTTCAGGTGGATTCGGAGCATTAGCTGTTGTTTTAAAGAAGAAATCTAAAAATCTTTTGGGATTGAATAATAAGCAGGCCGCACTTCTTTCTGTGTTTTTCCTGCCGGTATGGTTCTTTTTTCTTATGTGGAGTTTTCATACCAAAGTTCTCGGTAACTGGGCTGTAATTTCATATGTTTCCGGGGTGATGCTCGCAGGATTAGTCTTTGATGCTTTTTGGAATAGAAGGGGCCACCTCCGTTCAGTTTGGTTGTTTCTGGGTATTTTGATTTTTGGTTTACTGCATTTTCAGAACCTTGTTCCGCTTCCTGATCATCTTAATCCGACTCATCGCCTAAAAGGCTGGACGGATCTGGGACAACAGGTTGTTGAGCTTGAGAAGTCTCAGTTTAAAAATCCTTCAAAGGTCTTTATCATGAGTGAGCAGTATGACATGACCGCCGCACTGGCCTTTTATGTGCCGGGGCAGCCCAGGACCTATTGTGCATGGATAGATCGGCGCATGAATCAGTATGATTTGTGGCCCGGTCCTCAAGAAAATCTTGGATGGGACGCAATATATGTCCTTAAAGATTTTAAAGAAAAACCTGATGATGAGTTGATTAAAATGTTTGGCCGCATCAGCCCGCCTATTCATTTCCAGACAACTTTCCGCGGAAAGCCTGCACGAAAGTTCACAATTTATTTGTGCTATGATTATAATGGTTACTGGCCGAGAGATAAAAGGCTCAGATTCTAG
- a CDS encoding helix-turn-helix domain-containing protein has protein sequence MTPSPTLYTVREIADTLRIHSRTAYRLIQEGKIRGIKVGSQWRVPESSLLEYIESGLQAPRSKEKDEKTSSKQLKLPI, from the coding sequence TTGACTCCGTCGCCAACTTTATACACGGTGCGTGAGATCGCTGATACGCTTCGAATCCACTCCAGAACGGCTTATCGGCTGATTCAGGAAGGGAAGATTCGCGGTATCAAAGTAGGCAGTCAGTGGCGCGTGCCTGAAAGTTCTTTGCTGGAATATATCGAGTCGGGCTTGCAAGCCCCTCGCAGTAAGGAAAAAGACGAAAAGACCAGTTCTAAACAACTGAAACTGCCCATTTAA
- a CDS encoding DUF2959 domain-containing protein — translation MTTRPLSLYVKPMHMKQKLTYVLLVTLTLALSGCQSTYYKTMESFGYHKRDILVSNVEKARESQEEASEQFKSALGKFSALTGFHGGDLQEIYERLNDEFERSEAAAKDVTNRIDAVEQVGNDLFGEWKDELSKYSNAKLRNESRIKLSKTKSKFTRLLSAMRRAEKKIKPVLDAFRDQVLYLKHNLNAQAIASLQSEINSLEADIGRLIKDMQKSIDEADAFIKELKKNS, via the coding sequence TTGACAACACGCCCCCTCTCCCTTTATGTAAAACCCATGCACATGAAACAAAAACTTACATACGTCCTTCTCGTTACTCTTACGCTTGCCCTTTCCGGGTGCCAGTCTACTTATTACAAAACAATGGAAAGCTTCGGCTACCACAAACGCGATATCCTTGTTTCCAACGTTGAAAAAGCCCGTGAATCGCAGGAAGAAGCCAGCGAGCAATTCAAAAGCGCACTGGGAAAATTCAGTGCACTGACCGGATTCCACGGAGGCGACCTTCAAGAGATATACGAACGGCTTAATGATGAATTTGAACGGAGTGAAGCCGCGGCAAAAGATGTTACTAATCGCATTGATGCTGTTGAGCAGGTAGGAAATGATTTATTCGGTGAATGGAAAGATGAGCTTTCGAAATATTCAAACGCAAAGCTCAGAAATGAAAGCAGAATCAAGCTTTCCAAGACCAAAAGCAAATTTACAAGGCTTCTCTCAGCCATGCGCAGAGCTGAAAAGAAGATCAAGCCTGTTCTTGATGCATTCCGCGATCAGGTACTTTACCTAAAACACAACCTCAATGCACAAGCTATAGCCTCGCTCCAGTCAGAAATTAATTCTCTGGAAGCTGACATCGGCAGGCTGATTAAAGATATGCAGAAATCCATTGATGAAGCTGACGCATTCATTAAAGAACTTAAGAAAAACAGCTAA
- a CDS encoding CBS and ACT domain-containing protein, translated as MLVKNWMTKDVITLTPERSMMKAAKLMKDKEISRLPIVDDEGVLVGIVSDRDIKEASPSKATTLDMHELYYLLSEIKLKDIMSRKVLTVSIEDTVEKAAVVLDENKIGGIPVVDAENKCVGIITNTDVFRVLINITGVLHGGVQMGLALSNKAGSLSLVIDFLKENKARVMSVLTSYEPNQENTRQVFIRIMDMEKSELNKLREGIDKNFNLLYWVRDSVHGLTS; from the coding sequence ATGCTCGTAAAAAACTGGATGACTAAGGATGTAATCACCCTTACCCCCGAACGCTCAATGATGAAAGCTGCCAAGCTTATGAAAGACAAAGAAATAAGCAGGCTGCCGATTGTTGACGATGAAGGTGTTCTAGTTGGAATCGTTTCCGACCGCGATATAAAGGAAGCTTCTCCTTCAAAAGCCACAACCCTTGATATGCATGAACTTTATTATCTGCTTTCCGAAATCAAGCTTAAAGATATCATGTCACGCAAAGTTTTAACTGTTTCCATTGAAGATACAGTTGAAAAGGCTGCTGTGGTTCTGGATGAAAATAAAATCGGCGGAATTCCGGTTGTAGACGCTGAAAATAAATGCGTAGGAATCATCACCAACACCGATGTTTTCAGAGTCCTGATTAATATCACCGGAGTTCTTCACGGAGGAGTACAGATGGGTTTAGCCCTCTCTAACAAGGCTGGATCTCTTAGCCTGGTCATTGATTTCCTGAAAGAGAACAAAGCCCGTGTGATGTCCGTTCTGACCAGCTACGAGCCTAATCAGGAAAACACTCGTCAGGTTTTTATCCGCATCATGGACATGGAGAAATCGGAACTGAACAAGCTGCGTGAAGGCATAGATAAAAACTTCAACCTGCTCTACTGGGTTCGCGACTCCGTTCACGGCCTGACTTCATAA
- a CDS encoding peptidase U32 family protein: MNKINTENLTDKSKSMKPINSEMPELLCPAGNMEKLSAAVTYGADAVYLGAGDLNLRSAGAGFQWEELPEAFALTKANNVQAYFCINAYPREKDLDLVKKDLEKLAECPPDGIIAADPGVIRIARQILPGIPVHVSTQANTGNSESAKFWKEFGASRVNLARELCVTDIADIAAKCPNIELELFVHGAMCMAISGRCFLSSWLNDRSANMGRCTHPCRFEYKATGLRVEEKTRPGTDVWETVEHDGHTTFFAAEDLCLIHYVRWLSRLGVAALKIEGRTKSSSYIAQVADVYRAAIDAAKTGRPLPERTMFELTNAATRPLSTAFFKTSGPSTITQPPTAEERKPVVARIQEKRGDDCWLVSVKSRWELKKNTEVLVPGLKRPALNTGTYSFETIHGEAVDVIHSGTQALLRTDHPDIATGFFVRSA, translated from the coding sequence ATGAACAAAATTAATACTGAAAATTTAACAGACAAATCAAAATCAATGAAACCAATAAATAGTGAAATGCCTGAATTGCTGTGCCCGGCCGGCAACATGGAAAAACTTTCTGCCGCAGTAACATACGGCGCAGATGCCGTTTACTTAGGAGCAGGTGACCTCAATCTACGCTCAGCCGGAGCCGGCTTTCAATGGGAAGAGCTACCCGAAGCCTTTGCTCTGACTAAAGCAAACAATGTTCAGGCATATTTCTGCATCAATGCCTACCCGCGTGAAAAAGATCTTGATCTGGTAAAAAAAGATCTTGAAAAGCTGGCTGAATGTCCACCCGATGGAATAATTGCCGCTGATCCCGGAGTAATTAGAATTGCCAGACAAATTTTACCGGGCATCCCTGTACACGTCAGCACTCAAGCCAACACCGGAAACAGCGAGTCCGCAAAATTCTGGAAAGAGTTCGGAGCATCAAGAGTAAACCTTGCCAGAGAACTCTGCGTTACCGACATTGCCGACATTGCCGCAAAATGCCCGAACATCGAACTGGAACTTTTTGTACACGGCGCCATGTGCATGGCAATTTCAGGCCGATGTTTTCTCAGCTCGTGGCTGAATGACAGATCCGCCAATATGGGACGCTGCACACATCCATGCCGATTTGAATACAAAGCAACAGGTCTCCGCGTTGAAGAAAAGACCCGCCCCGGAACGGACGTGTGGGAAACAGTTGAACATGACGGACATACAACATTTTTTGCAGCCGAAGACCTTTGCCTGATTCATTATGTACGCTGGCTCTCCAGACTCGGAGTTGCTGCCCTTAAAATTGAAGGACGCACCAAAAGTTCCTCTTACATCGCACAAGTTGCAGATGTTTACAGAGCGGCCATAGATGCTGCTAAAACAGGCCGTCCGCTACCGGAAAGAACGATGTTTGAGCTTACCAATGCGGCGACCCGCCCGCTCAGCACCGCATTCTTTAAAACATCCGGCCCCAGCACAATCACTCAGCCTCCAACCGCAGAGGAACGCAAGCCTGTTGTAGCCAGAATTCAGGAAAAACGCGGCGATGACTGCTGGCTTGTTTCAGTAAAATCCCGCTGGGAACTTAAAAAGAATACGGAAGTACTTGTTCCGGGACTGAAAAGACCTGCACTGAATACGGGAACCTATTCTTTTGAAACAATTCACGGTGAAGCTGTGGACGTGATTCATTCCGGCACGCAAGCACTGCTGAGGACTGATCACCCTGACATTGCGACAGGATTTTTTGTCCGAAGTGCTTAA
- a CDS encoding PHP domain-containing protein, translating into MPGIDLHTHSTASDGTLTPVELVLAAKEEGLVAIALTDHDTIAGLPEAVRAGEKHGVEVIPGCELSVHSDVGVLHIVGLWVDPYSSILQNKFESIRKKRGVRNDEIIKKLQNLGLNITMDEVREKAAGTVGRPHIASVLLDKNYVKSFDDAFNRYIGKKGKAYISRESLAPEEAINLLKATNATSILAHPALLSTNETVLNEQVKELKRLGLDGIEIYCSSHTTEMIGICKKIARKYNLLASGGSDFHGSVKPEIKLGRGTGKLFIHHSVLDDLKALRQSKGLEI; encoded by the coding sequence ATGCCCGGAATAGACCTGCATACACATTCTACAGCTTCAGACGGAACTCTAACCCCGGTAGAGCTGGTTCTGGCTGCAAAAGAAGAGGGACTTGTTGCTATAGCTCTCACAGATCACGACACGATTGCAGGCCTCCCTGAAGCCGTCAGGGCTGGAGAGAAACACGGTGTGGAAGTTATCCCCGGATGTGAGCTGAGTGTTCATTCCGATGTCGGAGTTCTACATATAGTAGGTCTGTGGGTAGACCCTTATTCATCTATTTTACAGAACAAATTTGAATCCATTCGCAAAAAACGCGGCGTGCGAAATGACGAAATAATAAAAAAATTACAAAATTTAGGCTTAAATATAACCATGGACGAAGTTCGGGAAAAAGCCGCCGGAACCGTCGGCAGACCTCATATTGCATCGGTTCTGCTTGATAAAAATTATGTTAAATCTTTTGACGATGCTTTCAATCGCTACATTGGAAAAAAGGGTAAGGCATATATTTCGAGAGAAAGCCTTGCACCGGAAGAGGCCATCAATCTTTTAAAGGCAACAAATGCGACCTCGATTCTAGCCCATCCCGCCCTGCTCAGCACTAATGAAACTGTTCTTAATGAGCAAGTTAAAGAGCTTAAAAGACTGGGACTTGACGGAATAGAAATTTATTGCAGTTCGCACACCACGGAAATGATAGGAATATGTAAAAAAATTGCCCGCAAATATAATCTTCTGGCCAGCGGAGGATCTGATTTTCATGGATCAGTAAAGCCGGAAATAAAACTCGGTCGAGGTACTGGAAAATTATTTATACACCACAGTGTGCTTGACGATCTTAAAGCCCTAAGGCAATCGAAGGGTCTGGAAATTTAA
- a CDS encoding Trm112 family protein, whose protein sequence is MALNKELIDILVCPKCKGELELLNGETGLKCSACEVVYPVKDEIPIMLVDEAIPADKWDKK, encoded by the coding sequence ATGGCTCTGAATAAAGAACTGATTGATATTCTCGTCTGCCCTAAGTGTAAAGGCGAGTTGGAACTTCTGAATGGAGAGACCGGACTTAAATGCAGTGCATGCGAAGTCGTCTATCCCGTTAAAGATGAAATTCCCATTATGCTCGTAGATGAGGCTATTCCAGCCGACAAATGGGACAAAAAGTAA
- a CDS encoding peptidylprolyl isomerase: protein MSQAKDGDKIRVHYAGSLEDGTEFDSSYKRGEPLEIVLGQGMLIKGFEDAVLGLEAGGKVKTTISPEDGYGPYHEEHTFEVERSQIPPEINPEVGMMLQVNTEQGVTNVTIKSATDDKVVLDGNHPLAGQTMIFEIELVEILAP from the coding sequence ATGTCTCAAGCCAAAGACGGCGACAAAATCCGCGTTCATTATGCAGGTTCCCTCGAAGACGGAACAGAATTCGATTCTTCATATAAAAGAGGCGAACCTCTTGAAATAGTTCTCGGACAGGGAATGCTGATCAAAGGGTTTGAAGACGCAGTTCTCGGCCTTGAAGCCGGCGGAAAAGTAAAGACAACCATCAGCCCTGAAGATGGCTACGGTCCTTACCACGAAGAACATACTTTTGAAGTTGAACGCAGCCAGATTCCACCTGAAATCAATCCGGAAGTCGGCATGATGCTTCAGGTTAATACTGAACAGGGCGTTACTAACGTGACAATTAAGTCTGCTACCGATGATAAAGTTGTTCTTGATGGCAACCATCCTCTTGCCGGTCAGACCATGATCTTTGAAATTGAATTGGTTGAAATTCTCGCTCCCTAA
- a CDS encoding Hsp20/alpha crystallin family protein encodes MVIDLGSVYNFPYEFDKVFNEVFNPRQYKRGKASYPPINIGEDEKNVYVHAEMPGLAIEDMDIEITAKDLVIKGERKLPEGRYFRQERTSGVFQRIISINTLVDVDNVSASMKDGILRIIMPKAESSVPKKIAVEIE; translated from the coding sequence ATGGTCATTGATTTAGGCTCAGTTTATAACTTTCCGTATGAGTTCGACAAAGTGTTTAATGAAGTTTTTAATCCCCGGCAGTATAAACGGGGAAAAGCATCATACCCTCCTATTAATATAGGGGAAGATGAAAAGAATGTTTATGTGCATGCGGAAATGCCCGGACTTGCAATTGAAGATATGGATATAGAGATCACAGCAAAAGATCTTGTAATAAAGGGTGAACGTAAATTACCGGAAGGCAGATATTTTCGTCAGGAAAGGACTTCCGGAGTTTTTCAGCGGATTATTTCTATCAATACACTTGTTGATGTGGATAATGTTTCTGCTTCTATGAAAGACGGAATATTGCGGATAATAATGCCTAAGGCCGAGTCATCTGTCCCTAAGAAAATCGCTGTAGAAATCGAGTAA
- a CDS encoding Hsp20/alpha crystallin family protein: MSNEAIKTDNELEKISPATDIVETENGFYMYMDLPGVGKKDLDIDVEENVMIVKGKAATSVIEGEKYLLQEFGEGEYVRRFTVADIVDSKNIKANLKNGVLELFLPKIPEAKPRKIEVSYS; this comes from the coding sequence ATGAGTAACGAAGCAATTAAGACCGATAATGAATTGGAAAAAATCAGCCCCGCAACGGATATCGTTGAAACTGAAAATGGTTTTTATATGTATATGGATCTTCCCGGAGTCGGGAAAAAAGATCTCGATATTGATGTCGAAGAAAATGTGATGATTGTTAAGGGCAAGGCCGCAACATCAGTGATTGAAGGCGAAAAATATCTTCTCCAAGAGTTTGGTGAAGGTGAATATGTAAGAAGATTCACTGTTGCGGATATTGTGGACAGCAAAAATATTAAAGCGAATTTAAAAAATGGTGTGCTCGAGCTGTTTCTGCCGAAAATTCCAGAGGCAAAACCGCGTAAAATTGAGGTTTCATACAGCTAG
- a CDS encoding peptidylprolyl isomerase: MKGFKILLVAALFCIALSVGATAKAESSKVFVKMQTSKGNIVLELDRAKAPKSVANFLKYVNEGHYDGTIFHRVISGFMIQGGNMDKNMKSKDTYAPIENEARNGLYNDKYTIAMARTGNPHSATDQFFINTADNGALNFKSTTPSGWGYAVFGKVLGGKKVVDKIERVVTFRKGRYDDVPVKPVMIIKAEEIKQ, translated from the coding sequence ATGAAAGGATTCAAAATATTATTGGTTGCGGCCCTTTTTTGCATAGCTCTTTCAGTGGGAGCAACTGCAAAAGCTGAAAGCTCTAAAGTTTTTGTTAAGATGCAAACCAGCAAAGGAAACATTGTTCTTGAACTGGATAGAGCTAAGGCTCCAAAAAGCGTGGCGAATTTTCTCAAATATGTGAACGAAGGTCATTACGACGGCACTATCTTTCACAGAGTAATCAGCGGATTCATGATTCAGGGCGGAAACATGGACAAAAACATGAAGAGCAAGGATACTTACGCTCCTATTGAGAATGAAGCCCGCAATGGTCTTTATAACGATAAGTACACCATCGCTATGGCCCGTACAGGTAATCCTCATTCCGCTACAGACCAGTTTTTTATCAATACTGCTGATAATGGAGCTTTGAACTTTAAGTCTACGACTCCTTCAGGCTGGGGTTATGCTGTTTTCGGAAAAGTTCTCGGCGGCAAGAAAGTGGTTGATAAAATTGAAAGAGTTGTGACGTTCCGTAAAGGCCGTTATGATGATGTCCCGGTTAAGCCTGTTATGATTATCAAGGCTGAAGAAATTAAGCAGTAA
- a CDS encoding YchJ family protein — MSECPCGSGIVYAECCEPYITGTKPAPTAEALMRSRYTAFAVHNVDYLGDTLAPESKHDYEPEQVKEWATSSTWLSLEIVSTSEGQPEDTTGEVEFIANFKQGGATHKHHEASHFEKRDGNWLYIDGDMVAPKPVVKENKVGRNEPCPCGSGKKYKKCCA, encoded by the coding sequence ATGAGTGAATGTCCATGCGGTTCCGGGATTGTATACGCCGAGTGCTGTGAACCATATATTACCGGAACTAAACCAGCTCCTACAGCTGAAGCTTTGATGCGTTCCCGTTACACAGCTTTTGCTGTGCATAACGTAGATTATCTCGGTGATACTCTAGCCCCGGAAAGCAAACATGACTATGAACCTGAGCAGGTAAAAGAGTGGGCGACATCTTCCACTTGGCTCAGCCTTGAAATTGTTTCTACCTCAGAAGGTCAGCCCGAAGACACTACAGGTGAAGTCGAATTCATTGCGAATTTCAAACAAGGCGGAGCTACTCACAAACATCATGAAGCAAGCCACTTTGAAAAAAGAGACGGCAACTGGCTTTACATTGATGGAGACATGGTAGCCCCGAAACCTGTTGTTAAAGAAAACAAAGTCGGACGTAATGAGCCTTGCCCATGCGGCAGCGGCAAAAAATATAAAAAGTGCTGCGCTTAA